In one window of Nocardioides sp. DNA:
- a CDS encoding sulfatase-like hydrolase/transferase produces the protein MKRLVALGLAVFLTLTGCGILDGDSNEPQPSTSQRVESPATTRTPEHTQTERPNFLVIEADDMRADELRWMPKTLALLGDKGLNFRNSFAPNPLCCPARASFLTGKYSHNHHVLSHEEPYGFGAFDDSTTLATQLQAAGYQTGLVGKYLNGYGVQPVHGTSRESLKYVPPGWDQWWGASDHIWPEGSPIGGNTYAYFHLTSNVNGQIKTWPGEYNTNVMGRQVRQVLDGFEQRDKAPWFVWWTPIAPHHGVPFEPDDPGVVERTDGYPVRWDTPARPQSVKGSFDDQITSGLGVPPTGSPEADRKDKPKYLRNLPDLSEEERDVLLNVSRQRAEAISVLDDEVATTIRSLATSNEAERTIVMFTSDNGYYLGEHAKRQGKINLHEPSIRVPLLMAGPGIPRGERFDPITPLDLATTIAGLAGADLPDADGEDVWPVVTKGDSGWTRPIVLEGLMGEKAYAEAAGRARWGRSLNTVGLRLGHWKTRTLCHRRDRAL, from the coding sequence ATGAAACGACTCGTCGCTCTCGGTCTGGCGGTGTTCTTGACGCTCACCGGATGCGGGATCCTCGACGGCGACAGCAACGAGCCGCAGCCCTCCACCTCGCAGCGGGTGGAGTCTCCGGCTACCACGCGTACGCCCGAGCACACGCAAACCGAGCGCCCCAACTTCTTGGTCATCGAGGCCGACGACATGCGCGCCGACGAGCTGCGCTGGATGCCGAAGACCTTGGCGTTGCTGGGCGACAAGGGCCTCAACTTCCGCAACTCGTTCGCCCCCAACCCGCTGTGTTGCCCGGCGCGCGCCAGCTTCCTGACCGGGAAGTACTCCCACAATCACCACGTGCTCAGCCATGAGGAGCCGTACGGTTTCGGTGCCTTCGACGACTCGACGACCCTGGCCACGCAGTTGCAGGCAGCCGGCTATCAGACGGGACTGGTCGGGAAATACCTCAACGGCTACGGCGTGCAGCCGGTCCACGGCACCAGCCGGGAGTCACTGAAGTACGTACCGCCGGGCTGGGACCAGTGGTGGGGCGCGTCGGATCACATCTGGCCGGAGGGCTCGCCGATCGGCGGCAACACGTACGCCTATTTCCACCTCACTTCCAACGTCAACGGCCAGATCAAGACCTGGCCCGGTGAGTACAACACCAACGTCATGGGTCGTCAGGTCCGCCAGGTCCTCGACGGCTTCGAGCAGCGGGACAAGGCCCCGTGGTTCGTGTGGTGGACGCCGATCGCACCTCATCACGGGGTGCCGTTCGAGCCGGACGATCCCGGTGTGGTCGAGCGTACGGACGGCTATCCGGTCCGTTGGGACACACCGGCTCGCCCGCAGTCGGTCAAGGGCAGTTTCGACGATCAGATCACGTCCGGCCTCGGAGTGCCGCCGACCGGCAGCCCAGAAGCCGACCGGAAGGACAAACCCAAGTATCTGCGCAACCTGCCCGACCTGAGTGAGGAGGAGCGCGACGTTCTCCTCAACGTGTCCCGGCAACGTGCCGAGGCGATCAGCGTTCTCGACGACGAGGTCGCCACCACGATCCGGTCCCTTGCCACGTCGAATGAGGCCGAGCGCACGATTGTCATGTTCACCTCGGACAACGGCTATTACCTCGGCGAGCATGCGAAGCGGCAGGGGAAGATCAACCTGCACGAGCCGTCGATCCGAGTGCCCCTGCTGATGGCGGGTCCCGGCATCCCTCGTGGCGAGAGATTCGACCCGATCACGCCACTCGACCTGGCCACCACCATCGCGGGTCTGGCCGGCGCCGATCTGCCGGACGCGGATGGTGAGGATGTCTGGCCGGTGGTGACGAAGGGTGATTCCGGATGGACACGCCCGATCGTCCTGGAGGGCCTGATGGGGGAGAAGGCGTACGCCGAAGCGGCGGGACGGGCGCGGTGGGGGCGCAGCCTGAACACGGTCGGCTTGCGGCTCGGGCACTGGAAGACTCGTACGTTATGCCACCGGCGAGATCGAGCTCTATGA